One genomic region from Candidatus Bealeia paramacronuclearis encodes:
- a CDS encoding helix-turn-helix domain-containing protein codes for MYKWGMRIELTNKEKQDLEFQHSKERDRRVADRIKAVLLNAEGWTQKQIAQALRIRYETVQNHLNDYKNSKSLILKMVALKAILPRIKLCS; via the coding sequence ATGTATAAATGGGGCATGAGAATTGAACTGACAAATAAAGAAAAACAAGATCTAGAATTTCAGCACAGTAAAGAAAGAGATCGTCGCGTGGCTGATCGCATCAAAGCCGTTTTGTTAAATGCGGAAGGATGGACTCAAAAGCAAATCGCTCAGGCTTTGCGTATTCGCTATGAAACTGTTCAAAATCACCTCAACGATTACAAGAATAGCAAAAGCTTAATCCTGAAAATGGTGGCTCTGAAAGCCATCTTACCCCGCATCAAACTTTGCAGCTGA
- the yihA gene encoding ribosome biogenesis GTP-binding protein YihA/YsxC, whose amino-acid sequence MEQESENFEAYAQWLFCQPCDFIAGAAQLDRIPEALLPEVAFAGRSNVGKSSLINALTNRKTLAKTSKTPGRTQQLNFFKLGESVVLVDMPGYGYAEVSKAQQKSWHHVLTSYLKGRVNLRRCFILVDSRHGLKASDLEMMKLLDNAAVVYQIVLTKCDKVTASEFELQKETISQALKKHTASFPEILATSSETKEGLLELKCAIAALGEDG is encoded by the coding sequence ATGGAACAGGAGTCCGAAAACTTTGAAGCATATGCCCAGTGGCTTTTTTGCCAACCTTGCGATTTCATAGCTGGTGCGGCTCAACTGGATCGGATTCCTGAGGCCCTTTTGCCAGAGGTGGCCTTTGCAGGTCGATCGAACGTGGGCAAATCCAGCTTGATCAATGCGCTCACAAATCGCAAGACGCTGGCAAAAACCTCGAAGACACCCGGTCGGACACAGCAATTAAACTTCTTTAAGTTGGGGGAGTCCGTAGTTCTTGTGGATATGCCGGGGTATGGCTATGCGGAAGTCTCAAAAGCCCAACAGAAATCCTGGCACCATGTCTTGACGTCCTATCTCAAGGGGCGTGTGAACCTCAGGCGCTGCTTTATTCTTGTGGATTCCCGTCATGGACTCAAGGCTTCAGATCTGGAGATGATGAAACTTTTGGATAATGCAGCTGTTGTTTATCAAATTGTCCTGACTAAATGCGATAAAGTCACAGCTTCAGAGTTTGAATTGCAAAAAGAGACTATCTCCCAAGCTTTGAAAAAACATACGGCCTCTTTCCCGGAAATCCTGGCGACAAGCTCAGAAACCAAGGAGGGGCTCCTTGAGCTTAAATGCGCCATCGCAGCGCTGGGGGAAGATGGATGA
- the yidC gene encoding membrane protein insertase YidC yields the protein MSDENRNLVIAIVVSMVILFGFQYLWSPAPQPVPAQAQVVAPQQQPGTMAVAAVPAPLSRDQALLTQPQRIKIETPRLHGSINLQGAVFDDLTLAEYHETTNPNSPEIKLLSPLNSKDGYAAEFTWTAQNAPGVVVPSSTTIWKADRTVLTPQTPVTLSWNNGQGLTFEQIISLDDQYMFTITQKVHNSTHAPITLAPEGHISRLDEPVSSGFMILHEGPIGVFDGKLNDPSYEDVSSAGILNNPQAPGWLGMTDKYWLTALIPDPKESITSSFTGNKNGTSKSLGASYVREAKTVGASASIEVTNHFFAGAKVLKVLDSYEETLGINHFDLAVDFGWFYFLTKPIFHVLTYLNALLGNFGLAILALTVLFKAALFPLANKSYRSMGRMKLLQPQIQKLQEQYKDDRMKLNEKMMELYKKEGANPVAGCLPMLVQIPIFFALYKVLFITIEMRHAPFYGWIHDLSAPDPTTFFNLFGLIPWTPPSFLMIGAWPLIMGATMLIQQKMSPPPGDPTQAKVMMLMPVIFTAMLAQFPAGLVIYWAWNNFLSMGQQWLIMKQASKVKPKAANKK from the coding sequence ATGAGTGACGAGAATCGTAATTTAGTCATCGCCATTGTGGTATCTATGGTTATCCTTTTTGGATTCCAATATTTGTGGTCCCCAGCCCCTCAGCCGGTACCAGCCCAAGCCCAGGTGGTAGCGCCTCAGCAACAGCCTGGTACAATGGCAGTAGCTGCAGTTCCAGCGCCCCTGTCGCGTGATCAGGCGCTCTTGACCCAGCCGCAACGCATTAAAATTGAAACCCCACGTTTGCATGGCTCAATTAATCTCCAAGGCGCTGTTTTTGACGATTTGACATTGGCCGAATATCATGAAACGACAAATCCTAATAGCCCTGAAATTAAGCTTTTAAGCCCACTCAATTCTAAAGATGGGTATGCAGCTGAATTTACATGGACTGCGCAAAATGCACCCGGTGTTGTTGTGCCGTCTTCAACGACGATTTGGAAAGCGGACCGAACGGTTTTAACACCTCAAACGCCAGTGACATTGTCCTGGAATAACGGTCAAGGACTTACGTTCGAGCAAATCATTTCTCTTGATGATCAATATATGTTCACGATCACGCAAAAGGTTCACAATAGTACGCATGCACCAATAACTCTTGCGCCTGAAGGTCATATTTCACGTCTTGATGAGCCAGTCTCATCCGGCTTTATGATTTTGCACGAGGGACCCATTGGTGTTTTTGACGGCAAACTCAATGACCCTTCCTATGAAGATGTGTCATCGGCAGGAATTCTCAATAATCCTCAAGCCCCAGGTTGGTTGGGAATGACGGACAAATATTGGCTTACAGCCTTAATCCCAGACCCTAAAGAATCCATTACATCAAGTTTTACAGGTAATAAAAATGGAACTTCCAAATCATTGGGGGCCAGCTATGTCCGTGAAGCCAAAACCGTGGGTGCCAGCGCGTCCATTGAAGTCACGAACCACTTTTTTGCCGGTGCCAAAGTCCTGAAGGTTTTAGATTCTTACGAAGAAACTTTGGGCATCAATCACTTTGACTTGGCGGTTGATTTTGGATGGTTTTATTTCCTCACAAAACCGATTTTCCATGTTTTGACTTATCTTAATGCCCTTTTGGGGAACTTTGGTTTGGCTATTTTGGCGCTAACGGTTCTTTTTAAAGCAGCACTTTTCCCGCTTGCCAATAAATCTTATCGCTCTATGGGGCGGATGAAACTCTTACAGCCTCAGATTCAAAAACTGCAGGAGCAATACAAAGACGATCGGATGAAGCTCAATGAAAAGATGATGGAGCTTTATAAAAAAGAAGGCGCCAATCCAGTTGCAGGATGTCTTCCCATGCTGGTACAGATCCCCATTTTCTTTGCTCTTTATAAGGTTCTCTTTATCACAATTGAAATGCGTCATGCGCCTTTTTATGGCTGGATCCATGATCTTTCTGCGCCTGATCCAACGACGTTCTTTAATCTCTTTGGTTTGATTCCTTGGACGCCCCCTTCCTTTTTAATGATTGGTGCTTGGCCCCTTATTATGGGTGCCACCATGCTCATTCAACAAAAGATGAGTCCTCCTCCAGGGGACCCCACGCAAGCCAAGGTTATGATGCTGATGCCTGTGATTTTCACTGCGATGTTAGCTCAATTTCCTGCAGGTCTTGTGATCTATTGGGCTTGGAACAACTTCCTTTCCATGGGGCAACAATGGCTCATTATGAAGCAAGCTTCAAAGGTTAAGCCTAAGGCTGCGAATAAAAAATAA
- the yidD gene encoding membrane protein insertion efficiency factor YidD, whose product MKVLSFFENLMVFVLKLLIRTYQRILTPVLNTLVPPAKCRYFPTCSCYCHEALEKYGLFKGGWLSLKRLSRCHPWGGSGSDPVP is encoded by the coding sequence ATGAAAGTGCTTTCGTTCTTTGAGAACCTTATGGTTTTCGTTTTGAAACTTTTAATCCGTACTTATCAACGTATTTTAACCCCTGTGTTGAATACACTTGTGCCACCAGCAAAATGTCGTTACTTTCCGACATGTTCGTGCTATTGCCATGAGGCACTCGAAAAGTATGGGCTTTTCAAAGGGGGCTGGTTGAGTTTAAAACGCTTGAGCCGGTGCCATCCTTGGGGAGGTTCAGGCTCTGATCCTGTGCCCTAA